From Phragmites australis chromosome 5, lpPhrAust1.1, whole genome shotgun sequence, a single genomic window includes:
- the LOC133920125 gene encoding ethylene receptor 3-like has translation MPPRFRCSSKRHSPIAMRWLLLLVLATAPTAAGDAGYPHCACDSGGGGDGTGFWTLDNIFKWQKVSDLLIAAAYFSIPLELLYFVAGLRHLLPFRWVLVQFGAFIVLCGLTHLLAAFTNEPHPFMAVLLLTAAKFLTALVSFLTAITLLTLIPQLLRVKVRESLLWNKARELDREVVLMKRQEEASWHVRMLTREIRRSLDRHTVLYTTLIELSRVLSLNNCAVWMPSEDKSAMCLTHELRRGSDGEAVVSADDADVLQVKSSDGVKLLPPDSVLGSASGSGKEGTGTVAAIRMPMLKVADFKGGTPEVIQTSYSVLVLVPPSDRNWAPHELEIVEVVAGQVAVALSHASLLEESQAMRDRLAEQNRELLQARRDALMASEARDAFQHVMSQGMRRPIHSILGLASVVQEEGLTPEQKLVVDTMARTATVVSTLINDVMEMSAVNEERFPLETHPFHLHSMIRDAACVTRCLCDFRGFGFAVHIENALPDLVIGDERRIFHVLLHMVGNLIGRIDAGNVTFRVRADDEAPEDSLVQRWDPWRPSYSSGHSSVKFVIGVKRQQSADLSSSLAQFLRKPSAEGFDLRLSFSMCRKLVQMMQGNIWAILDGQGLPESMTLVLRFQLQPSLSSFSLGGSFDLQYSSPSSQIAGLKVLLIDDDDINLVVARKLLEKLGCIVSSPPSGPGFMNSVGPSSTSFQLVVVNLGMASVNPLDVASRIRQYRSVQWPLVMAMTSEKNVWEKCAQSGINGVLKKPLILHEVKEELTRILQNS, from the exons ATGCCTCCAAGATTCAGATGCTCGTCGAAACGCCATTCCCCCATCGCCATGCGATGGCTCCTGCTCTTGGTGCTTGCTACCGCGCCtaccgccgccggcgacgcggGGTACCCGCATTGCGCCTGCGacagcggaggcggcggcgacggcactGGATTCTGGACCTTGGACAACATCTTCAAGTGGCAGAAGGTTAGTGACCTGCTCATCGCGGCGGCCTACTTCTCCATCCCCCTCGAGCTCCTCTACTTCGTCGCGGgcctccgccacctcctcccgttCCGGTGGGTGCTGGTCCAGTTCGGCGCCTTCATCGTGCTGTGCGGGCTCACCCACCTGCTGGCGGCGTTCACCAACGAGCCCCACCCGTTCATGGCCGTCCTGCTCCTCACCGCCGCCAAGTTCCTGACGGCTCTGGTGTCCTTCCTCACCGCCATCACGCTGCTGACGCTCATCCCTCAGCTGTTGCGCGTCAAGGTCCGGGAGAGCCTGCTCTGGAACAAGGCCCGCGAGCTCGACCGCGAGGTGGTCCTCATGAAGCGGCAGGAGGAGGCAAGCTGGCACGTCCGCATGCTCACCCGGGAGATCCGCCGCTCACTCGACCGCCACACCGTGCTCTACACCACGCTCATCGAGCTCTCCAGAGTGCTCTCGCTCAACAATTGCGCCGTCTGGATGCCCTCCGAGGACAAGTCCGCAATGTGCCTCACCCACGAGCTCCGCCGGGGCAGCGACGGCGAAGCTGTTGTCAGCGCGGACGACGCGGACGTGCTCCAGGTCAAGAGCAGCGACGGCGTCAAGCTGCTCCCGCCGGACTCGGTCCTTGGGTCGGCCAGCGGCAGCGGCAAGGAGGGGACCGGCACTGTGGCCGCGATTCGGATGCCGATGCTCAAGGTCGCAGACTTCAAGGGCGGGACGCCGGAGGTGATCCAGACGAGCTACTCCGTGCTAGTTCTGGTGCCTCCCAGTGACAGGAACTGGGCACCGCACGAGCTGGAGATCGTCGAGGTGGTCGCCGGTCAGGTGGCCGTCGCGCTCTCGCACGCCTCACTCCTCGAGGAGTCGCAGGCAATGCGCGACAGGCTGGCCGAGCAGAACCGCGAGCTGCTGCAGGCGAGGCGGGACGCACTCATGGCGAGCGAGGCGAGGGACGCGTTCCAGCACGTCATGAGCCAGGGAATGCGGAGGCCCATCCACTCCATCCTGGGACTGGCGTCCGTGGTGCAGGAGGAAGGCCTGACGCCCGAGCAGAAGCTTGTAGTCGATACGATGGCGCGGACAGCTACCGTTGTCTCGACGCTCATCAACGATGTCATGGAGATGTCCGCCGTCAACGAGGAGCGCTTCCCGCTGGAGACgcatccattccacctgcacTCCATGATCAGGGATGCCGCCTGCGTCACGAGGTGTCTCTGTGACTTCAGGGGGTTTGGTTTCGCAGTGCACATCGAGAACGCGCTGCCGGACCTTGTCATTGGCGACGAGCGGCGGATTTTCCATGTCTTGCTGCACATGGTTGGCAATCTGATTGGTCGTATTGATGCGGGGAATGTCACGTTCCGGGTGCGCGCTGATGATGAGGCGCCCGAGGACAGTCTTGTCCAGAGGTGGGATCCATGGAGGCCAAGCTACTCCAGTGGGCACTCGTCGGTTAAGTTTGTTATTGGGGTGAAGAGGCAGCAGAGTGCTGACTTATCAAGCTCTCTCGCGCAGTTCTTGCGGAAGCCAAGTGCCGAGGGGTTTGATCTCAGGCTCAGCTTCAGCATGTGCAGGAAGCTTGTGCAG ATGATGCAAGGAAACATCTGGGCAATTCTTGATGGCCAAGGACTCCCGGAGAGCATGACCCTGGTCCTGAGATTCCAGCTGCAAccctctctctcgagtttcagCCTCGGTGGATCATTTGATCTGCAATACTCATCGCCATCAAGCCAAATAGCAGGTCTGAAGGTTCTGCTCATCGATGACGATGACATCAACCTAGTTGTGGCTCGGAAACTCCTGGAGAAGCTTGGCTGCATAGTTTCCTCGCCCCCCTCAGGTCCAGGATTCATGAACTCCGTTGGCCCCTCCTCTACCTCATTCCAGCTCGTCGTGGTGAACCTTGGAATGGCATCCGTAAATCCGTTGGATGTTGCCTCGAGGATCAGGCAGTACAGGAGCGTGCAATGGCCTTTGGTCATGGCCATGACATCCGAGAAAAATGTTTGGGAGAAGTGCGCTCAGTCAGGGATCAACGGTGTCCTGAAGAAGCCGCTTATTCTGCATGAAGTTAAAGAAGAGCTCACGCGAATTCTTCAGAACTCATGA